The genomic region ATACAGCTTTGACAATTTTGTGATTGGCGGGTCTAACCGTTTCGCACACGCAGCAGCTGTTGCCGTAGCAGAAGCACCGGCCAAGGCGTACAACCCGCTGTTTGTGTACGGCGAATCCGGTCTCGGCAAAACTCACCTTCTGCACGCGATCGGTCACTACGCCCAGAGCTTGTACCGGGGTATTCGTGTTCGTTACGTGAGTAGCGAAGAGTTCACGAACGACTTCATCAACTCGATTGCAAATAACCAGGGCAACCAGTTTCACGCCAGATACCGCAACATCGACATCTTGCTCATCGATGACATCCAGTTTTTGCAGGGAAAAGCCGAGACCCAGGAAGCGTTTTTCCACACGTTCAACACGTTGCACGATCACAATAAGCAACTCGTGATCACAAGCGACCTCCCACCAAAACAGCTCACCGGATTCGAAGACCGGATGCGTTCTCGCTTTGAGTGGGGTCTGATCACCGACGTTCAAACCCCAGACCTTGAGACCCGGATCGCGATTTTGCGCAAGAAGGCGCAAAACGATCAGCTGCAGGTATCTGACGAAATCATGGAGTACATCGCTTCAAAGGCTTCGTCAAATATTCGTGAGCTTGAGGGAACGCTCATTCGAGTGACCGCCTTTGCGAGCCTCAACCGTCAGGTTGTCGATCTTCCTCTTGTGCAGACAGTGCTCAAAGACCTCATCACCCTTGACGAAGACAACGTCATTTCGCCAATTGACATCATCAATCACACGGCAGACTATTTCAAGCTTTCTGTTGATGATCTCTACGGATCGTCTCGTTCGCAGACCCTGGCAACAGCTAGGCAGATTGCCATGTACCTGTGTCGTGAACTGACAAACCTCTCGCTGCCAAAGATTGGCCAGCTCTTTGGTGGACGTGACCACACCACGGTGATGTATGCCAATAAGAAGATCAGCGAACTGATGAAAGAGCGTCGTTCGATTTACAACCAAGTGACCGAGCTCACAAGCCGCATTAAGCAAACCAACAGGTAACAACAGTTAGTGCGTGTGCTTTCCGGTCATCTCCGAGAAAGTTATTGAGCGCCATTAATTAACTAGATATTCATTAATAGTCTTAACCCCTGTGGAAAATGTGGATAACTCTGTTGAGGCCATATTTCTCTAAGGAACTACAACGGTGTGAGTTGTTGAATTGCTGTAGATTCGCGTCATTCCGCTGTAAAAACGGCTACGGCGTGTCGGAATCGTTTCCACAAGCAAGGGCCCGATTTCAACAGATTAAGTGAAATCCACAAAAGTTATCCACAAGCGGTGTGGAAACGAGTTACAAAAATCCCGCGACGACAGGCTTCTTGGGGATAACAAATTCTTGTAACTCTGTGGAGGGGTGACAGAAAGTTGTCATTTTGACGGGTCAAATTCGAATCACAATTGGCACCCAAAAATCGGCAGGCTCCCTCGACCGTGTCGAATATGCAAAGATGATGGTGCCCATTTCTATCAACACCATGTAGGGGTTCCGAGTGAAATTTACTGTCAACCGCGATGTCTTCAGCGAAGCTGTGTCCTTCGTTGTCAAGCTATTGCCGCAACGCACGACGTTGCCGCTGCTGAGCGGTGCCCTTATCGAGGTCGACGGTTCAACACTCACGATGTCGTCATTTGACTACGAAGTCTCGGCGCGAACCCAGGTTGTTGCTGATGTTGAGGAAAGCGGACGAGCCCTCGTATCGGGTCGACTGCTCAACGACATTGCGAATAAACTTCCTCAGGCCCCCGTTGTGATTTCAACGGTTGATGGTCGCATCCAAGTCAAATGTGGTTCGGCATCCTTCAGCCTTCCAGCAATGCCTGTTGACGAATACCCAACGGTTCCCCAGGTGGATACCGTTTCTGGGTTGGTTCCCGGCGACGATTTTGCGACCGCAATTGCGCAGGTTTCACTTGCCGCTTCAAAAGACGATGTCACTCCGGTGATTACGGGTGTGCAGTTTGAGATCACCGAAAACAATCTTGGACTCATCGCAACCGACCGCTACCGCGTAGCAGTCCGAGAGATCGACTGGGAAAACACCATCGCGGCTGAGCAACTTACTGCTCTGGTTCCAGCGCGAATTGTGACCGAGGTTGGCAAGACCTTTGCTCACAGCAAGACCGTTTCTGTCGCCATTGTGAGCAAGGATGAGCGCG from Lysinibacter cavernae harbors:
- the dnaA gene encoding chromosomal replication initiator protein DnaA translates to MSDSDDVVRAWSTIVEKLVADERVTPAMRGFVTLAEPRGVMAGTIYLEVPNDFTRSMIEHRLRVPLMAAITAVSVDSGITTFAVVVNPEIEPEQESHHQAAEERFESTTPPEPVVTEDREPQQSIEDSRLNPKYSFDNFVIGGSNRFAHAAAVAVAEAPAKAYNPLFVYGESGLGKTHLLHAIGHYAQSLYRGIRVRYVSSEEFTNDFINSIANNQGNQFHARYRNIDILLIDDIQFLQGKAETQEAFFHTFNTLHDHNKQLVITSDLPPKQLTGFEDRMRSRFEWGLITDVQTPDLETRIAILRKKAQNDQLQVSDEIMEYIASKASSNIRELEGTLIRVTAFASLNRQVVDLPLVQTVLKDLITLDEDNVISPIDIINHTADYFKLSVDDLYGSSRSQTLATARQIAMYLCRELTNLSLPKIGQLFGGRDHTTVMYANKKISELMKERRSIYNQVTELTSRIKQTNR
- the dnaN gene encoding DNA polymerase III subunit beta → MKFTVNRDVFSEAVSFVVKLLPQRTTLPLLSGALIEVDGSTLTMSSFDYEVSARTQVVADVEESGRALVSGRLLNDIANKLPQAPVVISTVDGRIQVKCGSASFSLPAMPVDEYPTVPQVDTVSGLVPGDDFATAIAQVSLAASKDDVTPVITGVQFEITENNLGLIATDRYRVAVREIDWENTIAAEQLTALVPARIVTEVGKTFAHSKTVSVAIVSKDERELISFSADNKTVTSLLIKGNFPPVRRLFPETVENYAVVNTNDLIEATNRVGLVLEREAALRFSFREGTVTLEAAGSEAAQASETIDVHLVGDDTVVSLKPQFLLDGLRSAHSEYARISFTKTDNPNKPGPVLITSQTSRDEAGLDSYKYLLQPNLLLR